A region of Anticarsia gemmatalis isolate Benzon Research Colony breed Stoneville strain chromosome 10, ilAntGemm2 primary, whole genome shotgun sequence DNA encodes the following proteins:
- the Mms19 gene encoding MMS19 nucleotide excision repair protein, producing the protein MDSVWFKPELAEAIMKDNDIFEQIPSVVTDIITGHVDLTQVVENMSAVLTHKEPENREKGMRYYTQLLQELPNNYLTEMQIRFISKFYTDRLKDHHSVIPSVLAGYLVLMNMKNYNVSHSADFLATMYREVSCQSQLRQDRYNIYMIINKLLDLDAEYCKSLGSDFVYGVISAMEGERDPRNLLFLFNFLPKLLHTVSIGHLVDEMFDVISCYFPIDFTPTANDPVTVTRDDLAAALGPCMYALPEFGEQCVVLLIEKLDSNLRVAKIDSLRLLADSCSTFTGATYGPFLKALGSSLNREINNKSDDEIRMASHKALSALVAKLATIANTDQSFETLIKNILIVNQKAIAEATTVSQFVQATKVLLTTANASKESCVVITRCMVPAMISYYEFKTSHRLQIASLDFVGDLYDIVKHWEVEDLVKAQVSEIPQLCLTAVSNPGKDFQISGFKTLIRVKNVLKSDLVLAFVEILIHNIHHSQDTEILGVSVEAIHAIARKHPELIMSLVVKGKCNLDNLMQDKTDLQKRLHLLTNLASIDEFTKVIIEDILKIITAYDKETNLVVEALSESMSMASFYTTEKVVQIESDHGLIDPILTWLFKEIPTSSQDTLVHGYTLISNTISSLPPEKQQNILSKHTSQVLEKCKANDVYFLVLESLYSPLHQKVYSTSFEEILTLSLKVALNSENDLVRTKACVLVAHLLNKAEHGQQFELLYEVLKNQLSACSRHDEALCPRLLLLYGWLTKALIFRGSDMFVFWLHKIVRTLPKAEYSKNASESIRIIMTDFPEYLSSKQHCRTSILYKQRMFETFCSLMEKIDEPTSETKEDYLLSWAYVLAKTPSVILNSNANKITPILIDALVHDNKDLLLSALDVLCQLIKSQPIAESLQTVLPRLINLTKYVKSMDVRIKSLECLYNIANTFRTSLLLPFKQDILLDLAPSLDDKKRLVRNMAVRARTRWFLVGAPGEDKNN; encoded by the exons ATGGATTCAGTTTGGTTTAAACCTGAGTTAGCAGAGGCTATAATGAAAGATAACGATATATTTGAACAAATACCGAGTGTAGTTACTG ACATAATCACGGGACATGTAGACCTAACACAAGTAGTAGAAAATATGAGTGCTGTTTTAACGCACAAAGAACCTGAGAACCGTGAAAAAGGCATGCGTTACTACACCCAACTATTACAAGAACTACCAAACAATTACTTGACGGAAATGCAGATCCGAttcatatcaaaattttatactGACCGTTTAAAAGACCATCACAGTGTAATTCCATCGGTGTTAGCAGGATACCTAGTACTGATGAATATGAAGAATTATAATGTGAGTCATAGTGCAGACTTCTTGGCTACGATGTATAGAGAAGTTTCATGCCAGTCACAGTTGCGTCAAGAcagatataatatttacatgattataaataaattattggatTTGGATGCTGAAT attGCAAAAGCCTAGGTTCAGACTTCGTATACGGCGTAATCTCCGCAATGGAAGGAGAACGGGACCCTCGCAATTTACTATTCCTTTTCAATTTTCTTCCTAAATTACTACATACAGTTTCCATAGGCCACTTAGTTGATGAGATGTTTGACGTCATATCATGCTACTTTCCCATTGACTTTACTCCTACGGCCAATGACCCCGTGACGGTGACTAGGGATGACCTGGCAGCTGCACTTGGCCCTTGTATGTATGCGCTACCGGAGTTTGGAGAACAGTGTGTTGTGCTACTGATTGAAAAGTTGGACTCCAATTTGAGGGTGGCGAAGATTGATTCGTTGAGGCTTCTG GCTGACAGCTGCAGTACATTCACCGGCGCCACATACGGACCATTCCTAAAAGCATTGGGCTCCAGTCTCAATCGggaaataaacaacaaatcCGACGACGAAATAAGAATGGCTAGTCACAAAGCACTTTCAGCATTAGTTGCAAAACTGGCCACTATAGCCAACACAGACCAATCATTTGAaacattgattaaaaatatactaattgtGAACCAAAAAGCGATAGCTGAAGCTACAACCGTATCTCAGTTCGTACAAGCAACTAAAGTTCTCCTAACTACTGCAAATGCTTCGAAAGAATCGTGTGTAGTGATAACAAGGTGTATGGTCCCAGCAATGATTAGTTACTACGAATTTAAAACGTCCCACAGACTGCAAATCGCTAGCCTAGATTTCGTTGGGGATTTGTACGATATAGTCAAACATTGGGAGGTTGAAGACTTAGTAAAAGCACAAGTGAGCGAAATTCCTCAACTCTGTTTGACTGCTGTAAGCAATCCGGGAAAAGACTTCCAAATATCTggatttaaaacattaataagagtgaagaatgtattaaaatctgatttaGTGCTGGCTTTTGTTGAAATTCTCATTCATAATATACACCATTCTCAAGATACGGAAATTCTAGGTGTGAGTGTTGAGGCTATACACGCAATAGCGAGAAAACATCCAGAATTAATCATGAGTTTAGTCGTCAAAGGAAAATGTAATTTGGACAATCTTATGCAAGACAAAACAGACCTACAAAAACGTTTACACCTTCTTACAAATCTAGCAAGTATAGATGAATTTACTAAAGTAATcattgaagatattttaaaaataatcacagCATATGATAAAGAAACTAATTTAGTAGTGGAAGCATTGAGTGAGTCGATGTCCATGGCCAGTTTTTACACCACAGAAAAAGTTGTTCAAATTGAAAGTGATCATGGTTTGATAGACCCTATACTTACTTGGTTGTTTAAAGAAATACCTACTAGTAGCCAAGACACTTTAGTCCATGGATACACTTTAATATCAAACACTATAAGTAGTTTACCACCGGAGAAGCAGCAGAACATTCTCTCAAAACACACATCACAAGTCTTAGAGAAATGTAAAGCAAATGATGTGTACTTTTTAGTACTAGAAAGTCTGTATTCTCCATTACATCAAAAAGTTTACTCAACATCGTTTGAAGAAATACTGACACTGTCTTTGAAAGTCGCTTTGAATAGTGAGAATGATTTGGTTAGGACTAAAGCTTGTGTGTTGGTAGCTCATTTGTTGAACAAAGCGGAACATGGGCAGCAATTCGAGTTATTGTATGAGGTGTTGAAGAATCAGTTGTCGGCTTGCAGTCGTCATGATGAGGCGTTGTGTCCGAGACTGCTTCTGTTGTATGGATGGTTGACCAAAGCCTTGATTTTTAGAGGCAGTGATATGTTTGTGTTTTGGTTGCATAAG ATAGTACGCACTCTCCCAAAAGCCGAATACAGCAAGAACGCGTCCGAATCCATCCGAATCATAATGACGGACTTTCCCGAGTACTTGAGCTCTAAACAACACTGTAGAACAAGTATACTATACAAACAACGTATGTTTGAAACATTCTGCAGTCTAATGGAAAAGATCGATGAACCTACGTCAGAGACGAAAGAAGATTACCTTCTGAGTTGGGCTTATGTACTGGCTAAGACGCCGAGTGTTATACTTAATAGTAACGCTAATAAG ATCACACCAATCCTAATAGACGCGTTAGTGCACGACAACAAAGACCTACTTCTCTCCGCTCTAGACGTGCTATGTCAGTTGATAAAGTCGCAACCAATAGCAGAAAGCCTACAAACTGTCCTGCCTAGACTGATCAACTTGACCAAATACGTCAAGTCTATG GACGTCCGAATAAAAAGCTTGGAATGCCTCTACAACATAGCAAATACATTCCGGACTTCACTGCTTTTGCCGTTTAAACAAGACATTCTGTTGGACTTAGCGCCATCTCTTGACGACAAGAAGAGATTAGTTCGCAACATGGCCGTTCGCGCGCGAACTCGTTGGTTCCTAGTCGGCGCTCCAGGCgaagacaaaaataattaa
- the LOC142975911 gene encoding DNL-type zinc finger protein-like, with translation MRIFNTIRMSHKTLIDFVVKYHTPRLLNNVVFFPSNGNSYFGRRLVVPVPVSTSAPKIQSPRNFSTTTAKFNEIQLNTEPKKEDGKFQLMFTCKKCSTRNSKIISKQAYYKGVVIVICDGCDNKHLIADNLNWFTDMNGKKNIEDIMAEKGESVQKIMSSDLQYIASEMVKNGDNNDKTVLLKDKSE, from the coding sequence ATGCGAATATTTAATACGATCAGAATGTCTCATAAAACGCTAATAGACTTTGTGGTAAAGTATCACACACCACGTTTACTGAACAACGTCGTATTCTTTCCAAGTAATGGAAACTCTTATTTTGGAAGAAGACTAGTGGTTCCTGTGCCTGTGTCTACATCAGCACCGAAGATCCAGTCGCCGAGAAACTTCAGCACAACAACAGCGAAGTTCAATGAAATCCAACTAAATACTGAACCAAAGAAGGAAGATGGAAAGTTTCAGCTGATGTTTACGTGCAAAAAATGTAGCAcaagaaatagtaaaattatatcgaaacagGCGTACTACAAAGGTGTTGTTATAGTTATCTGTGATGGTTGTGATAACAAGCACTTAATAGCAGACAATTTAAATTGGTTTACTGATATGAATGGTAAGAAAAATATCGAAGATATCATGGCGGAGAAAGGAGAATCGGTGCAAAAAATCATGTCTTCAGATCTTCAATATATTGCATCAGAAATGGTGAAGAATGGCGACAATAATGATAAAACAGTTCTGTTGAAAGATAAATCTGAATAA
- the Dok gene encoding docking protein homolog: MEQDDEIKSGCLLFPPAGGNVFSKFPKKKNWQQKHCILFTASKQGIERLEIYDNKDEVTTGAIPKIITLENCIKITHSSPNTITILTKSHTQQLSTQTEAETLEWVTALQSVAFRVRDSSPIAIDEDNDLYCSSGEGVFSVKMSPSDASIRCGFEPIRYLLLLTSNAIELRDVNDDKLYATWPYRYIRRYGYRQGKFTFEAGRKCDTGEGIFHLEHPNQSEIFKCLSLKMKTMKQMIGTDNLNSPEHSEFNIQPSVNLFPGSRSPLVAARPDDLNLSSLSFKTASVSSQQSICSERDTAPLLMPKPALKPKPTKPPRKIINFPKNKDIPSSTDESVDFGRYKKLDNYEPVEQKREHSPPSVPYDKIEIRSEAWKTLGIDTPDHTEFTPNLSDNPNCMKLISRSQDNLNTTGPEASRIILLPSPMVDPEDENYDRLQYFGSTSKLNKSSRYKKIEARPTTLALNEPKSKDTWNDYDEVENVMQTARLADDSHLGYGMIRKPNTPGPQVPTAAQVQALQNQVGLEDVNHNNCNGTDYAIVSRPKRV; encoded by the exons ATGGAACAAGACGATGAGATCAAATCCGGTTGTTTATTATTTCCGCCTGCCGGAGGGAATGTGTTTAGTAAATTTCCCAAAAAG AAAAATTGGCAGCAGAAACATTGCATACTCTTCACGGCAAGCAAGCAAGGGATTGAGCGTCTTGAAATATATGACAACAAAGATGAAGTGACAACAGGTGCTATCCCCAAAATCATAACCCTTGAAAACTGTATCAAAATAACACATTCTAGTCCAAACACAATAACGATACTTACTAAGTCACACACGCAACAACTCAGCACACAAACTGAAGCAGAAACCTTAGAATGGGTGACAGCTTTGCAGTCCGTTGCTTTCAGAGTAAGAGACTCAAGTCCTATTGCTATTGATGAAGACAATGATTTATATTGCTCATCTGGAGAGGGAGTGTTCTCAGTCAAAATGTCTCCTTCAGATGCCTCAATCAGATGTGGTTTTGAACCTATCAGATATCTTCTTTTGCTCACATCAAATGCCATAGAATTAAGAGATGTGAATGATGACAAGTTATATGCCACATGGCCCTACAGGTACATAAGGCGCTATGGATACAGACAGGGTAAATTTACTTTTGAAGCAGGAAGGAAATGTGACACTGGAGAAGGTATTTTCCATTTAGAACATCCAAACCAGTCAGAAATCTTCAAGTGCTTGTCTTTGAAAATGAAGACTATGAAACAAATGATTGGCACTGATAACCTAAATAGTCCTGAACACAGTGAATTTAATATTCAACCAAGTGTTAATCTTTTCCCTGGGTCCAGAAGCCCTTTAGTTGCTGCAAGGCCTGATGATTTGAATTTAAGTTCACTTTCATTCAAGACTGCTTCAGTTTCGAGTCAACAAAGTATTTGCTCAGAACGAGATACAGCACCACTGCTGATGCCAAAACCAGCACTGAAACCAAAACCAACGAAACCTCCccgaaaaattattaatttcccAAAAAATAAAGACATTCCAAGCTCAACAGATGAAAGTGTAGACTTTGGAAGGTATAAGAAGTTGGACAATTATGAACCAGTTGAACAAAAGAGAGAACATAGCCCACCATCAGTGCCATatgataaaattgaaataagGAGTGAAGCATGGAAAACATTGGGTATTGATACTCCAGATCATACAGAGTTTACACCCAATTTGAGTGACAATCCCAATTGTATGAAGTTGATTTCAAGATCACAAGATAATTTGAATACTACTGGACCAGAGGCTTCTAGAATCATATTGCTACCAAGTCCAATGGTAGATCCAGAAGATGAGAATTACGATAGGTTGCAATACTTTGGGTCGACAAGCAAGTTGAATAAATCGTCGCGATATAAAAAGATAGAAGCGCGACCGACAACCTTAGCTCTTAATGAGCCTAAGAGTAAGGACACATGGAATGACTATGATGAGGTTGAAAATGTGATGCAAACTGCAAGGTTGGCTGATGATTCTCATCTTGGGTATGGTATGATAAGGAAACCGAATACTCCTGGGCCTCAGGTTCCCACTGCTGCCCAAGTACAAGCTCTACAGAACCAAGTTGGGTTGGAGGATGTCAACCATAACAATTGCAACGGTACTGACTATGCTATTGTAAGCCGTCCAAAAAGAGTATAA